The following coding sequences lie in one Epinephelus moara isolate mb chromosome 17, YSFRI_EMoa_1.0, whole genome shotgun sequence genomic window:
- the LOC126404562 gene encoding tripartite motif-containing protein 2-like gives MEAHQHSPDSSSEECTVLEAPPGKNACPQHAGKVADLYCSACECALCEDCVSDHEEHPKVPLSQALEEHRSRLQERLGVVQNRLPQISDALSFVKEILQQLSNQRASIEEDIQSSFEDLHKQLDVRKSVLLMELEVTYGLKQKVLQAQMDSLVRGEGDITACCTQTEEALAGEACVASLQVEQELKERLGELAGLGLPCQPEENDQLDLVMETDGLRKSIHNLGTIVTTSAVASQSEAMGAGLEQCIVGHPASVTIVTRDKSGGACKSGNAILSAEVFTPDGSIVDGEIVDHKNGTYEFVYTVPKEGDFSLALRLYDQHIKGSPFKLTVNRVSETEVEVSPSTTTATNSAAYATPSTGSSDGAKRRGKSPGQKKKGSKRASSALGTPRRKTQNPIEDDLIFRIGTKGRNKGEFTNLQGVAASSTGRILIADSNNQCVQIFSNEGEFKSRFGVRGRSPGQLQRPTGVAVHPSGDIIIADYDNKWVSIFSGEGKFKTKLGSGRLMGPKGVSVDQNGHVIVVDNKACTVFIFQLTGKLITKFGSRGNGDKQFAGPHFAAVNKNNEIIVTDFHNHSVKVFTLEGELVLKFGSNGEGNGQFNAPTGVAVDINGNIIVADWGNSRIQVFDGSGSFLSYINTSADPLYGPQGLALTSDGHVVVADSGNHCFKVYRYLQ, from the exons ATGGAGGCCCACCAACACTCCCCAGATAGCAGCAGTGAGGAGTGCACCGTCCTGGAGGCTCCGCCCGGCAAAAACGCCTGCCCCCAACATGCAGGGAAG GTGGCAGACCTGTACTGTTCGGCCTGCGAGTGTGCGCTGTGTGAGGACTGTGTGTCGGACCATGAGGAGCACCCAAAGGTGCCCCTCAGCCAGGCCCTGGAGGAGCACCGCAGCCGCCTGCAGGAGAGGCTGGGCGTCGTCCAGAACAG ACTCCCTCAGATTTCAGACGCCCTGTCCTTCGTCAAGGAGATCCTCCAACAGCTGAGCAATCAGAGAGCTTCCATCGAAGAGGACATCCAGTCAAGCTTCGAGGATCTGCACAAGCAGCTGGATGTCCGGAAGAGTGTTCTGCTAATGGAGCTGGAGGTCACATACGGACTCAAACAGAAG GTCCTCCAGGCTCAGATGGACAGCCTTGTCCGGGGAGAGGGGGACATCACCGCCTGCTGTACCCAGACGGAGGAGGCTCTGGCTGGGGAGGCGTGTGTGGCGAGCCTTCAGGTGGAGCAGGAGCTGAAGGAGAGGCTAGGGGAGCTGGCCGGCCTCGGTCTGCCGTGTCAGCCGGAGGAGAACGACCAGCTGGATCTGGTGATGGAGACAGACGGGCTGAGGAAGTCCATACACAACCTGGGGACCATCGTCACGACCAG tgcGGTGGCAAGCCAGAGTGAAGCCATGGGTGCTGGCCTGGAgcagtgcattgtgggacaTCCTGCCTCGGTTACCATAGTGACAAGAGACAAGTCAGGGGGAGCCTGCAAGAGTGGCAATGCGATCCTGTCAGCTGAG GTCTTCACACCAGATGGCAGCATAGTGGACGGGGAAATAGTGGACCACAAGAATGGGACTTATGAGTTTGTGTACACAGTGCCGAAGGAGGGCGACTTCTCGTTGGCTCTCCGTTTGTACGACCAGCACATTAAAGGAAGTCCCTTCAAACTGACCGTCAACAGGGTCTCAGAGACCGAAGTCGAG GTGTCTCCCTCCACCACCACAGCAACCAACTCAGCAGCCTACGCCACCCCGTCCACGGGCTCCTCTGATGGGGCGAAGAGACGTGGGAAGTCACCCGGCCAGAAGAAAAAAGGCTCCAAGAGGGCCAGCAGCGCCTTGGGCACCCCACGACGCAAAACCCAGAACCCTATAGAGGACGACCTTATCTTCAGGATCG GAACAAAGGGACGGAATAAAGGAGAGTTTACCAACCTTCAAGGAGTGGCTGCCTCCTCCACTGGCAGGATACTGATAGCTGACAGCAACAATCAGTGTGTCCAG ATTTTCTCCAACGAGGGGGAATTCAAGAGTCGTTTTGGGGTGCGGGGACGGTCGCCGGGGCAACTCCAGCGTCCCACAGGCGTGGCCGTGCACCCCAGCGGTGACATCATCATTGCCGACTACGACAACAAGTGGGTCAGCATCTTCTCTGGCGAGGGCAAGTTCAAG ACAAAGCTTGGCTCCGGCAGACTCATGGGGCCAAAGGGCGTGTCCGTGGACCAGAACGGTCATGTGATCGTGGTTGACAACAAGGCGTGCACTGTCTTCATCTTCCAGCTGACCGGCAAGCTCATCACCAAGTTTGGTAGTCGAGGCAACGGTGACAAGCAATTTGCAG GTCCACACTTTGCAGCTGTGAACAAGAACAATGAGATCATCGTGACTGACTTCCATAACCACTCCGTCAAG GTTTTCACCCTTGAGGGCGAGCTGGTGTTGAAATTTGGCTCTAACGGTGAGGGAAACGGCCAGTTCAACGCGCCTACTGGTGTAGCTGTGGACATTAATGGGAACATCATCGTAGCTGACTGGGGCAACAGCAGAATACAG GTGTTTGACGGCAGCGGCTCCTTCCTCTCCTACATCAACACGTCAGCGGACCCTCTGTACGGACCCCAAGGTCTGGCTCTGACCTCAGATGGACATGTGGTAGTGGCTGACTCTGGCAACCACTGCTTCAAAGTCTACCGCTACCTACAATGA